A section of the Phaseolus vulgaris cultivar G19833 chromosome 8, P. vulgaris v2.0, whole genome shotgun sequence genome encodes:
- the LOC137824956 gene encoding uncharacterized protein, whose amino-acid sequence MPQSSTMETSFNLVYGSDAMIPVEIHESSPHFLGFMAEESNEERRVKLDLIDEAREEAKIKAEAVKRRVERQYNSKVKIRQFQFGDLVMRKAHPYEIESKLSPKWTGPFRVNKAKGNGSYKLETLEGGPIPRSWNATNLKFYFS is encoded by the coding sequence atgcctcaatcctccaccatggagacaTCTTTCAACCTAGTGTATGGATCGGACGCCATGATCCCGGTAGAgatacacgaaagctcgccccatttcctaggtttcatggcggaagagtccaacgaagaaaggagggtgaAACTGGACCTGATAGACGAAGCCAGAGAAGAAGCGAAAATTAAGGCtgaggccgtgaagagaagagtggagcgtcaATACAACTCCAAGGTGAAGATACGACAATTCCAGTTCGGGGAtttggtcatgaggaaggctcacccttaCGAGATAGAAAGTAaactgtctcccaagtggactggaccgttcagagtaaACAAGGCCAAAGGGAATGGGTCATACAAGCTAGAGACTCTAGAAGGaggccccatcccacgtagttggaacgcgacaaatttgaagttttatttcagttaa